The Chiroxiphia lanceolata isolate bChiLan1 chromosome W, bChiLan1.pri, whole genome shotgun sequence genome window below encodes:
- the LOC116780038 gene encoding secretory carrier-associated membrane protein 1-like isoform X2: MSDFDSNPFADPDLNNPFKPPLGNVKMPNVPSTQPAIMKPTEEPPTYTQISKERALAQAELLKRQEELERKATELDRKEREMQSVNQQGGRKNNWPPLPQNFPVGPCFYQDFSVDIPVEFQKTVKIMYYLWMFHTVTLFLNIFGCLAWFYIDATRGVDFGLSILWFLLFTPCSFVCWYRPLYGAFRSDSSFRFFVFFFVYICQFAVHILQAAGFQRWGNCGWISSLTGLNKSIPVGIMMIIIASLFTASAVISLVMFKKVHGLYRTTGASFEKAQQEFATGVMSNKTVQTAAANAASTAATSGAQNVFKGN, translated from the exons CCTCCCTTAGGAAATGTGAAAATGCCTAATGTACCCAGTACCCAACCAGCAATAATGAAACCAACAGAAGAACCACCTACTTACACACAAATTTCAAAG GAGCGTGCCTTGGCCCAGGCAGAACTGCTAAAGCGTCAagaagaactggaaagaaaagcaactgaACTAGATcgcaaagaaagggaaatgcagagTGTCAATCAGCAAGGGG GTAGAAAAAATAACTGGCCACCTCTTCCTCAGAATTTTCCAGTGGGTCCATGTTTCTACCAGGACTTTTCTGTAGACATTCCTGTAGAATTTCAGAAGACAGTAAAGATTATGTACTATTTGTGGATgt TCCATACAGTGACACTGTTTCTTAATATCTTTGGATGTTTGGCCTGGTTTTACATTGATGCTACACGAGGGGTTGATTTTGGATTGAGTATCCTCTGGTTCTTGCTTTTTACCCCTTGTTCTTTTGTCTGCTGGTACAGACCACTTTATGGAGCTTTCAG GAGTGACAGTTCATTCAGGTTCTTTGTGTTCTTCTTTGTATATATCTGTCAGTTTGCTGTACATATACTTCAAGCTGCAGGATTTCAAAGATGGGGAAACTG tgggTGGATTTCATCTCTTACTGGTCTTAATAAGAGTATCCCTGTTGGCATTATGATGATAATCATAGCTTCACTTTTCACAGCATCTGCTGTTATTTCATTAGTTATGTTTAAAAAG GTGCATGGTCTCTACCGCACAACTGGTGCTAGTTTTGAGAAAGCACAGCAGGAGTTTGCAACAGGAGTGATGTCCAACAAAACTGTACAAACTGCTGCAGCCAACGCCGCATCAACAGCAGCAACCAGTGGAGCTCAGAATGTGTTCAAGGGTAACTGA